DNA sequence from the bacterium genome:
ACCCGATCGACGATCTCGAATACATTCGGGATTGGAACTTACGCGCGGTTTTCGGAGCCTGGAACGCGATCAAGAATAAAGAAAAATCGCAAGCTTATGCAAACGCCCGGCTGACCGGCGTGGCCGCCATCGGAGGTGTTCGCGAATCCCGCAGACTGACCGGCGACTATGTACTCACCGCTGAGGATATCTTGAACCGAACCCGATTTGAGGACGGCTTTGTCCCGGTCAGCTGGTACTTTGACCGTCATATCCCTCACCGAGGGTATAACCGCAGATATCCCGACGATCCCTTTATCGCCGACAACTGGACCAGCATCAAAGACGGGAGACGTCCACGGCATAGCGATCCCTGGTGGGGCATTCCCTACCGCTGCCTCTACAGCCGCAACATCGTCAATCTGTTCATGGCCGGGCGCAACATCAGCACCGATTATCTCGCCCTGGGACCGGTGAGGGTCATGCGAACTTGCGGCATGATGGGCGAGGTGGTGGGCCGGGCCGCGGCCGTCTGCGCGGACAAGGATTGCCTGCCCAGAGCGGTTTACCAGGACCATCTTGAACAATTGAAACAACTTTTTTCATGAGCTCGATAGAATGATCAAGACCTCACGAAGAAACTTTATGCAACACATGACCGCGCTGGCGCCGTTACTGTTTTTTCCCACGGTAAAATCCACTCCCGTGCAGGACCATCTGCCGACCATCCTGATCCTCGGTGATTCCATCTCCATAGGCTATACCCCTTTTGTGATAGAGAAACTGCAGGGTAAAGCCGAGGTCAGGCGTCCGAACGAAAACTGCCATGGCAGCACACGCCGAGTTGAAAAAATCGACGAATGGCCGTGTCCGCCGCTCTTTAAAGCTGGAACCAAAGGTCCGCAGTAATACAAGCACGATGGCTCTGTGCCGCGACATGCTCATTTTCCGATAAACGCTTACTGTACGAAAAATCAGAGTGCGCCATGAAAAAAATTGCCCGGTCGAATCTTCTTTGCGTGTTGCTGCTGCCGATCTCTTCGCTGGCGCATCTGATAGCCGCACCGATGGAGATTCCCTATCCAAAAGCCTTAGCCGATGCCGCTGTGCGTGTAAACGATCTCCGCAACCTTCTCGATGGATCGCTCATCATCGGCAACGGCGACCTCAACGCCCTGGTATATCAGGAAAAGGACGGCCTGGTCATGAGTCTGACCAAGAACGACGTCTGGGACGCCCGCATCGACACCCGACTCGATCCACCGCTGCCCACCGTCGATCTGATCAAAAAGCTGGGCGCACTAGACACCGCCTTTCCGCTCAAGGACAACAACCGCGACTTTGTTCTGCCTGAAGGCATGACCTGGCAAGGACCGGACAGCTACAGCGCCGCTGCCAATCCCTGTCCGCGCCAGTGCGCGCGCATTGTGTGGACGAGTCAGAATCAACCGCTTGCCGCAACCGCTCGCGGTGAACTCGATCTTCGTTCGGCTAAAGCGCGCATCCTGCCCAAGATGAGCAAACGCCCCTGGGCGGAAATCCGCTGCCTGGCTCAGCAGAACCTCTTGCTCGTTCAAACAAAGGCTGTTCCCCGGCTTCAAGCCATCGTCTCAGCCGGGTTGCCTGCGGCGGAGACAGGGGTTCACGACAGCATCCACTGGTTGCGGCAGGCCATCCCAGGCGACCTTGACTGGTCAGGTATGCAGTTCGCCGTAGCGGTCAAGCAGGACGATTCATGGTGCCGCATCGCGGTGGTCACCTCCTGCGAATCCGATGATCCGCTGAGTGACGCGATGGCCCTTGTTACCGGCGTGCTGCGGCCGCAGGAACTGGTCAACCGGCATGAAATGGTCTGGCGTCAGTTCTGGGAAAAAAGCGGCATCGAGATCAGCGATCCGGTGTTACAGGCCGCCTGGTACCGCTCACTCTATTATCTTCGTTGTTTCAGCAAACCCGGAGTTCAGTCCGTGGGATTGTTCGCCGGGCTCATCAACGACACGCCCGCTTGGCACGGCGACTATCACACCAATTACAATCTTCAGCAGACTTTTTGGAGCGCCTTGGCGGCCAATCACCCCGAACTGGCCGAGCCCTATGACCGTCTGATCTTTGATTATTTGCCGCGCGCCTCCTGGCTGGCTAAGCAGGTGTATGGCATAGAAGGGGCCTACTATCCGCATGTCTTGTACGCCTATGAGCCGGCGAATCCGCAAACGTGCCAGAGCAACAATGGACGGCAATATCTGCATCACACCTGGGGCCTGACTCTGGGCGTAAACGGCTTCAGCGTGCAGCCCTTGTGGTGGCGATACAAGTATGATCCGGATCCTAAACGATTGCAAAGCGTGGTCTATCCCGCGATCCGGGATGTGGCGCTGTTCTACGCCGGATTTATCGAACGCTGCGAGGGAACGGCAACGGTCCGCCTCGGGCCTTCTGTTTCTCCCGAGCATTGGGGATGGACGCGGCATCTCGAGCGCAATTACAACTGCAGTTTTGACATCGCTCTGATTCGCTACATCCTTCGCGCTGCCGTGGAGGCGGCCGGACTGGTAGGCCGGGATGAGCCTTTAGTGGAAAGATTCAAGACCGCACTGCAGCGGCTGCCTGACTATCCGCTCTCCAGCGATGAACCGGTCATCGTTGTGGATGTAGAGGGCGCACCGGCGATCACCTACAACATCCCGGTTCCTGCTACGCCGGTTTTTCCCGGCGATGAAGTGACATGGTGGTCTGAGGAACAGCAAAAGGAGCTCTTTGCACGCACCATCGATCGGCTGCAATGGAACGGCAACAACGCCACCATCATGCTGGCCATCGCCCGCGCCAGACTGAGCATGGCGGGAACACAGGAATGGCTGAAGAAAGAGATCGTGGCCAGGTTGCGCAGCAACGGAACCCTGGCGCTGAACCGGTTGCAGCCGCCTCAACGATTCAATGATTTCGGCCATTATTCCGAACAGTTCGGCGTCGGTATGGCGGTCTCTGAGCTACTGCTGCAAAGCGTGGGCGACGTGATCCGCATTTTCCCGGCGCTGACAGTCGGCACACGAGCCGGGTTCACGAACCTGCGTTGTCAAGGCGGTTTTTTAATCAGCGCCGCCGGCAGTATGGAGGCGCTTAATCGTTTACAGGTGCACTCGCTCTACGGAGGACCCTTGCGTCTGGCCAGTCCCTGGCCGCGCCTGCAGATGCGACGCGACAGTGGATCCAGGTTTCACGCGCTCGAGTTGGACCAGCGCGGAGTGGCAGAGATCGAGACCCTACCGGGCGAAAAGCTGCTCTTTCAGGGTGAACCATAGCAAAATCACAGCACGTCGAAAAAATCATTTCAAAGCTTTCCTCCCTGCCGGGTGAACCACACTGGTTGAGTGTTTTTATCGTGGCAATGCTTGATACGGCTTTTACTGAGCTGATAAAGAACTCCAAACGGAATTAAAATAATTGATGGCCATCGCAACAAGGTGGAAATGATGAAAAAAGCATGCTATTTGACCATCCTGGTTTTGCTGCCCGCGCTCCCGGCGACCGCCACGGCGCAGCCGGTTACCCCCTTTCAATCCAATGCTTTTATTCGCGATTGGCTCATCTGCGGACCGTTTCCCAACCAACCAGGATCAGGCATGGCGACCGATTTTCTCGTCCAGTCGGGCGGAGAAGCGGCGATCAAACCCATAGCCGGACTTTCTCATGCCAGCGCAGCGACTCCGCAAGGCTTTGTGGCCTGGCAACCGGTCGTTGCGGATGTCTCCGGTAAACTGGATTTCGTCCGCTATCTGTCGCCCAATCAAAACAACGTCGCCTATGCGGCTGCGATCATTCGCTGTGATCAGAAAACGCACGCCCTGCTCAAGACCGGGAGCAACGACCGTCTCAAACTGTGGCTCAATGGCAAAGAGATCTATCACTATCCGGATGTGCGGGCCGGCGGGCCTGATGCGGATCACATTCAGGTCCAGCTGCACAAAGGGGACAACTTGCTTTTGGCCAAAGTGGATCAGGCGGGCGGTAGCTGGTGGCTCTATAGCCGGCTAGAATCCCTTTTTGCCGTGGATGATCAGATATTTGTTGCAGAGCCCATGGTTTCACCTGTTTCCAAAAAGATAGATGATCATACCGTAACGGATCTGTTCTCGTTGTTGGTATACAATGTTTCTGACAAGCCCTCCGGTCCCATCATGCTGCAAGTGCTGGCGGAATCGGGCCGCCAGCCGGCCCGATTCACCATCCCCTCCATCCCTGCAGACACATCGACCTGGTTGGTTGTGCCGTCCAACGCTGATCTCAGCGTGGTTGGGTCGCGATTGTCCGCGCGATTAGAAATTTCCACCTCGCACGGGCACAGAACCATGGAGATCGCCCAGGACCGGCGGGCGCACCACGACTATGCAGATCTAAAAATTTTCATCGTCCCCCACTCGCACGCCGATCTCTGCTGGCCGGATACCCCGGAGGCCTGTACCAACCTCAATTGCCAAGCCATCCGCCGATCCATCGACATCCTCAGCGCGCAGCCGGACTTTAAATTTTCTGAGGAGGATGTATTTGTACTGGAAGAGTTTTTGCGCCGCAATCCGCAACGGTATGCCGAGGTGGGCGATCTGCTGCGCAACGGTGTTCTCGAGTGCGGTGGTTTTTATTTCGGGCCCAGCGAACTCTTGCTCGGCGGTGAAGGATTGATCCGCAATATTTATTACGGCAAACTCTGGCTGCAGAACCATTTTAATTACGAAGCCCGAATGGCCTGGAACGTCGACGAACCCGGCCACACGCTGCAGATGCCGCAGATTCTGGCCAAAAGCGGGATCGATCATTTTGTCATCTGGAAAACGCTCTATCGCTGGGAGAACAACCTCAATGTCACCGGCTATGTGGGGCCCAATCTGTTCTGCTGGCAGGCGCCGGATGGATCCAAAATCCTGGTGACCAGTTGTCCGCAGGGCTATGGCGCCGGTCATATGCTCCGCACAGCGGATTTTTTAACTGCAGCCAAAGAGTTCCAGCACTTTGTCAGAAACGAGTCATGGCACAACCGGCAATGGAATCTGCCGCCGGTAATCATGATGGCCGATGGATCGGATTGCACCATTCCGGACGCCCGGGTTGCACAGAACGCCGGCCTGTGGAACCAGCTCTTCGGCTATCCACAAGTGGAACTGGCCCATGTGGGCCGCTATGCCCAAGCGGTCGAAACAGCCCTGCAGCAGGGACGGGGTGAGCTGCAAACCCTGCAGGGAGAACTGCCATGCTGGTGGGACGGCACGCAATCGGTTGAAAACGATGCCTTCATGCTCTCGCGCAAAACAGAGAATCTCATTCTAAGCGCGGAAAAATTTTCTACCGTTCTGGATTGGCTGGATGCGAGCTGCGAGTATCCGGCCCATGCCATCGACCAAGTCTGGAAGGGAAGGCTGTGGGTGCATGAGCACAATTGGGGAGGCACTAACGGCGACATCAGCGATGCGGTAAAACTGGCCAGAGCCCGCGAAGCTTACCGCTTGGCCGATGAGATCAATCAGGACGCCCTGGCCGCTCTGGCCGGCGCGGTGTCTGTGCAAAATCGCGGGGTTCCGCTGGTGGTTTTCAACAGCCTGGCGTGGCCGCGCCGGGATATCGTCGATCCTATCCTGTCGCTCGCCAAGCCCGGCCTGCGGCAACCTAGTCTCGTGGACGGCAGCGGCCGGACCGTGCCTGCGCAGTTCAACGTCCTCGCCCGCCATGCCGATGGTTCGATTGCGCGCATCCAGACCATTTTTGAAGCAGAGGCGCCGGCTCTTGGCTACACCACTTTTTATCTGGACCAGGGCAAAACGTCCATGGATAACACCTTCAAAATCGCTGCAAATGAGGTTGAGAACCGGTTTTACCGGCTGAGGATCGATCCGCGGACCGGCGGCATCACTTCGATCTATGACAAACAGAACCAGCGCGAATGGATCAAGACCGACCTCTATCGCGCCCATGAACTAATCGCCATGGAGAATCTCGGTGTGGATGAAGCGGAAGAGTTCACGGAAAAGTGGTGGCGTATGGGCGAAAAGCCGGCGGCCATCACCATCACGGAACGCGGTCCTGTCCGCACGACGTTCCGCATAGAGGGAACCCTGCTGAACAGCCAGACGGTTCAGACGATCTCCCTCTACGCCGGCCTGCCGAAAATCGATCTGGAGACCCGGCTGAACTGGAATGGACAAAAGGCAGTTCAGGTCAACGCCGCTTTTCCGTTTCATCTGAATAACGCCCGCGTGACCTACGAAGTGCCGTTCGGCGGTGTAGAGTATGGTAAAGAAAACCCGGCGGCCAAAGCTTGCCATCCCACAGTCCGGGCTGCCAACAACTGGATCGATCTATCCAACGAGGAGATGGGCATCACCCTGGCTACCGAAGTGACGCCCTTCGACCTTAAAGACCGGCGGGATGAACGCTTTCGCGACGCCCGCGTCATTCAGGGCATCGCTCCGCCTGACAGCTTTCACATGTTTTGGGGAGGAGCCTACACCCCGTTTACCCGGGTTGCTCTCACCGATCCGATTCTGCTGCAGACCGATTTTGTAATTCAGCCCATCCTGCTGCGC
Encoded proteins:
- a CDS encoding FAD-dependent oxidoreductase, with product PIDDLEYIRDWNLRAVFGAWNAIKNKEKSQAYANARLTGVAAIGGVRESRRLTGDYVLTAEDILNRTRFEDGFVPVSWYFDRHIPHRGYNRRYPDDPFIADNWTSIKDGRRPRHSDPWWGIPYRCLYSRNIVNLFMAGRNISTDYLALGPVRVMRTCGMMGEVVGRAAAVCADKDCLPRAVYQDHLEQLKQLFS